Proteins from a genomic interval of Ictalurus furcatus strain D&B chromosome 2, Billie_1.0, whole genome shotgun sequence:
- the LOC128601092 gene encoding tryptase-like produces the protein MDIYLRKIVCVLCALLLNARGSLSQLDVCGRPPLNTKIVGGENAGPGSWPWQVSFQTSGSHFCGGSLINQNWVLSAAHCFQSITASEITIYLGMENLIDPNRSQRSTNNIIIHQEYNDDTLTNDIALVQLSSSVNLTDYVMPVCLAASRSSFPGGTNVWVTGWGKTSSTNPVLPQTLQEVQVPIVSNSNCKNAFTSGLVTDNMMCAGLAQEGKDICQGDSGGPLVVKFNGTWIQAGIVSFTSDKGCAVPGIPGVYTRVSKYQDWINSKISSNQPGFVTVSTGNRGSANLFCLFLSFSIIPFFLSL, from the exons GCTCACTCTCCCAGCTAGATG TGTGTGGTCGGCCTCCACTGAACACCAAGATTGTGGGTGGTGAAAATGCTGGTCCTGGGTCCTGGCCTTGGCAGGTCAGCTTTCAGACAAGTGGCAGCCATTTCTGTGGTGGCAGCCTGATCAATCAGAACTGGGTCTTATCAGCGGCTCACTGTTTCCAAAG caTTACTGCATCTGAAATCACAATCTATCTAGGAATGGAAAATCTGATAGACCCTAATAGATCACAAAGAAGCACTAATAACATTATCATCCACCAAGAATATAACGATGACACTTTGACCAATGACATTGCGCTGGTCCAGCTCTCCTCTTCAGTGAATTTGACTGATTATGTCATGCCGGTGTGCCTCGCAGCAAGCAGAAGTTCTTTTCCTGGTGGTACTAATGTCTGGGTCACAGGATGGGGTAAAACCAGTTCTACTA ATCCGGTGCTCCCCCAAACCCTGCAGGAGGTGCAGGTGCCGATTGTCAGTAACAGTAactgtaaaaatgcatttacatcTGGTTTAGTCACGGACAATATGATGTGTGCTGGCTTAGCTCAGGAGGGAAAGGACATATGCCAG GGTGATTCTGGAGGTCCACTGGTGGTCAAGTTCAATGGAACCTGGATTCAGGCTGGGATTGTGAGTTTTACCTCTGACAAAGGATGCGCTGTACCTGGTATACCCGGTGTGTACACCAGAGTGTCCAAGTACCAAGACTGGATTAACAGCAAGATCAGCAGCAATCAACCTGGATTTGTCACAGTCTCAACTGGCAATCGTGGCTCCGCCAACCTCTTCTGtctgttcctttctttctccatcatcCCCTTCTTCCTCTCCCTATAA